CTTTGGCCGGATGGATGCCGCCGATGAGCTCGATGACGACGTCGATGCTCGGGTCGTTGAGGACCTGATTGATGTCCGTTGTCGCCTGGACGTCCCCCAGCCCTGAGAAATTTTTGTCGCGGGTGCTGCGGTCGCAGATCGTTTTGAGGACAAATTCCGTGTGGAATTTGTTGCGGAAATAGTTGGCACGGGTCTGCAGGAATTTGACAACGCCGCTGCCGACGTTGCCGTATCCGATCAGTCCCAGGTTGATCTTATTCATCGGATTCCCTGTCTCCTTTTTCAAAATACTGGATGAGCTTATTGATGACAAATTCCGCCTGAGGGGTGAGGTTTTCGAATTTGAGGCGGGTTTCGTAGATGATGTTTTTCAGTTTTTCGTTGGACCCCAGCACAACCCCTTCCAGGTAGGTCAGTTCCGCCAGGAATGGGGTTTTGAGTTCGATCCCGAGGCGCGTGCCGGGTGAAAACGGCCGGGAGGTCACGAAGCACATCCCGCCCAGGCTGATGTTTTTCAATTGGGAAGCGTCAAAACGGATCTGGGGATCCAAAAGGTCAAAATAGGACAGGATGAAGTGTTTTTGGATCCTTTTGTATTTGCGGCGTTCGGCCTGGTCCGATTCCTGGTTCTTTCCGTTTTTGTTGAAGTTCATCATCGGGCACCTCTTCAGGTTATAACCTTCACGCAATTTGATGAAAGCTCATGATAAATCCAGAAGGTCATGGCTCTGCTCACGCGAAAAATAAAGGGGCTGTGCGCAAGCCAGGCCTTGGACTGTCCGTGAACTGCCCTTGGCCTCCGGGCGTCCGGAGGCTATAAAATTGATCGGAGCGGACGGATTTGAACCGTCGACCTCTTGAACCCCATTCAAGTGCGCTAGCCACCTGCGCTACGCTCCGGATAAAACGTATTGTTGTCCCGACTGTATCCTCTGAGCGAGAGCTGAGGGCTGCGCTCCGGAAAAGCCGTATCATGGGTCTGAATTGACATATATTATACTAAATATTCTATAGATAAAAAGGAAAAAGTCGTACTATTGAAAAGGCGGGAATTGCGGATGCAGGGCGGCCTGAACGGGCTGAAAACGGTGCTGGCCGCTACTCTGTCTTGGCTTTTCTTGACATCAGGGCGGAAACGGCTGCTTGGGGTTTCTTACCCTTATAGAGGATGTTGTAAATTTCTGCGGTGATCGGCATGGCAATCCGGTGCTTGCGGCTCAAGCGGTAGGCGGCTTTGACCGTCTCCACGCCTTCCGCGACCATTTCCATGGAGGACTTGATCTCCTCGATGGTTCTCCCCTTCCCCAGTTGTTCCCCCACAGAGCGATTGCGGCTTTGGGGGCTGACGCAGGTGGTGACCAGATCCCCAAGCCCTGTCAGGCCGGCGAAGGTTTCTTCCCGGGCGCCGAGGGCTTTGCCCAGCCGTGCCATTTCCACGAGCCCTCTGGTCAGGATGGCGGCTTTGGCGTTGGTGCCGAATCCCAGCCCGTCGCAGACACCGCAGGCGATGGCGATGATGTTTTTCAGGCTGCCTCCGATTTCCACGCCGGCCACATCGGTGTTGGTGTAAATCCGGAAATGGGAGGCGTTAAAGACGTTTTGCAGTTTTTGGGCGATTTTCAGGTCAGGA
The sequence above is a segment of the Candidatus Omnitrophota bacterium genome. Coding sequences within it:
- a CDS encoding PilZ domain-containing protein; the protein is MMNFNKNGKNQESDQAERRKYKRIQKHFILSYFDLLDPQIRFDASQLKNISLGGMCFVTSRPFSPGTRLGIELKTPFLAELTYLEGVVLGSNEKLKNIIYETRLKFENLTPQAEFVINKLIQYFEKGDRESDE
- a CDS encoding NAD(P)H-dependent glycerol-3-phosphate dehydrogenase, with translation MKKKTKKSGPHPHIRHIAVIGDGGWGTTLAIHLAEKGFDTRLWGNFPDYVEKVRQVRFNEKFLPGVPIPEQVILTSDLRAAMDGADLVVLAVPSQFLTGVLKRIPPLETKNKIFLSVIKGIDTVSLQRVSQIIRQQLGPVKLAVLSGPTIAGEVAKKIPTTAVIASPDLKIAQKLQNVFNASHFRIYTNTDVAGVEIGGSLKNIIAIACGVCDGLGFGTNAKAAILTRGLVEMARLGKALGAREETFAGLTGLGDLVTTCVSPQSRNRSVGEQLGKGRTIEEIKSSMEMVAEGVETVKAAYRLSRKHRIAMPITAEIYNILYKGKKPQAAVSALMSRKAKTE